From a single Paenibacillus sp. FSL W8-0426 genomic region:
- a CDS encoding Asp23/Gls24 family envelope stress response protein, which translates to MAEQLQLDGGNIRIADDVVAKIAGMAALETPGIAAMSGGLSEGWAKRLSGKNVQKGVGVEVGQLEAAIDLRIIVLYETPIHEVSRMLQQNVREAVESMTGLRVVEVNVKVEGVSFKGDDV; encoded by the coding sequence ATGGCAGAACAACTTCAACTGGATGGCGGAAATATCCGGATTGCGGATGACGTCGTGGCGAAAATTGCCGGAATGGCTGCGCTCGAGACGCCCGGAATTGCCGCAATGTCTGGAGGATTGTCGGAGGGCTGGGCCAAGCGCCTCAGCGGTAAAAACGTACAGAAAGGCGTGGGCGTTGAGGTCGGCCAGCTGGAAGCAGCCATTGATCTGCGCATCATCGTCCTGTACGAGACCCCGATTCATGAAGTATCCCGCATGCTTCAGCAAAACGTAAGGGAAGCGGTTGAAAGCATGACCGGATTGCGTGTTGTTGAAGTCAACGTCAAGGTCGAAGGCGTTTCTTTCAAAGGTGACGACGTATAA
- a CDS encoding YugN family protein, translating into MIFKNTGLDGLKSDLAYLDESAEKVGFIRWQWEYYRATYDYKIEDESTKSEYFVRINTRVVDGKLEKPDSILAVEAVYLGKATFPHGLDYDSSVPQPVVKLANQKLQQLLELLQA; encoded by the coding sequence ATGATTTTTAAAAATACAGGCTTAGATGGCTTGAAAAGCGACTTGGCATACCTGGATGAAAGCGCCGAGAAAGTCGGATTTATTCGATGGCAATGGGAATATTACCGGGCTACATATGACTACAAAATTGAAGACGAATCCACCAAATCGGAATATTTCGTACGAATCAACACCCGCGTTGTTGACGGCAAATTGGAAAAACCGGACAGCATTCTGGCGGTAGAAGCCGTGTATCTTGGAAAAGCAACGTTCCCGCACGGCCTGGACTATGACTCTTCCGTTCCGCAGCCAGTCGTGAAGCTGGCGAACCAAAAACTGCAGCAGCTGTTAGAACTGCTTCAGGCATAG
- a CDS encoding aminopeptidase — MKDPRIQKLAANLVGYSVDVQPGENVLVEMIGTERDLMNAIIEEVGKKGGNVFVQLTDRTVQRAMLKNATEDMMKTWAEIDLNRMKQMDCYIGIRAGENVNDLSDVPEDKMKMYNALYSHPVHSEQRVKHTKWVVLRYPNASMAQLANTSTEAFEDFYFDVCNLDYAKMDKAQDALADLMNRTDKVRITGPGTDLSFSIKNIGAVKCSGQKNIPDGEVYSAPVRDSVNGTISYNAATLYNGITFENIKFTFKDGKIVEATSNDTKRLNEILDSDEGARHIGEFAIGFNPYILHPMKDILFDEKIAGSLHFTPGQAYEETDNGNRSSIHWDLVLIQRPDYGGGEIYFDDVLIRKDGIFVVPELECLNPDQLK; from the coding sequence ATGAAGGACCCAAGGATTCAGAAACTCGCAGCAAACCTCGTCGGCTACTCGGTAGACGTGCAGCCTGGGGAGAACGTGCTCGTTGAGATGATCGGAACGGAACGCGATTTGATGAACGCCATCATTGAAGAGGTAGGCAAAAAAGGCGGAAACGTCTTTGTGCAGTTGACCGATCGAACGGTGCAGCGCGCCATGCTCAAAAACGCCACCGAAGACATGATGAAAACATGGGCGGAAATCGACCTGAACCGGATGAAGCAGATGGATTGCTACATCGGCATTCGCGCCGGGGAAAACGTAAACGACCTGTCCGATGTGCCGGAAGACAAAATGAAGATGTACAATGCGCTGTATTCCCACCCGGTACATAGCGAACAACGCGTCAAACATACCAAATGGGTAGTGCTGCGTTATCCGAATGCAAGCATGGCTCAGCTTGCAAACACAAGCACGGAAGCCTTCGAAGATTTTTACTTCGACGTCTGCAATCTGGATTACGCCAAAATGGACAAAGCGCAAGATGCTCTCGCGGATCTCATGAACCGTACGGACAAAGTCCGCATTACCGGACCTGGCACGGACTTGAGCTTCTCCATCAAAAACATTGGCGCCGTGAAATGCTCCGGCCAAAAAAACATTCCGGATGGCGAGGTTTACAGCGCGCCTGTTCGCGATTCCGTCAACGGTACAATCAGCTACAATGCGGCCACGCTGTACAACGGCATTACGTTTGAAAACATCAAATTCACCTTCAAAGACGGGAAAATCGTTGAAGCGACGAGCAATGATACGAAACGTTTGAACGAAATCCTCGACTCCGACGAAGGCGCGCGCCACATCGGCGAGTTCGCGATCGGATTCAACCCATACATTCTGCATCCGATGAAGGACATCCTGTTCGACGAAAAAATTGCGGGCAGCCTGCACTTCACCCCAGGGCAAGCCTATGAGGAAACCGATAACGGCAACCGTTCGTCGATCCACTGGGATCTCGTATTGATCCAACGTCCGGATTACGGCGGTGGCGAAATTTATTTTGACGATGTATTGATTCGCAAAGACGGCATTTTCGTTGTCCCTGAGCTTGAATGCCTTAATCCAGATCAATTGAAGTAA
- the rpsD gene encoding 30S ribosomal protein S4, with amino-acid sequence MARYTGPKFKLSRRLGISLSGTGKELKRPFPPGQHGPNQRRKMSNYGMQLQEKQKLRHMYGLGEKQFRTLFARAQKMQGIAGENFMFLLESRLDNLVYRLGFANSRAGARQLVSHGHVTVNGKKVDIASYQVSTGDVIGLRERSRGLSSVKEALENRTHLPAYLEFNDTAVEGKYIRLPERAELSQDIDEKQIVEFYNR; translated from the coding sequence ATGGCACGTTACACTGGTCCTAAATTTAAATTGAGCCGTCGTCTCGGCATTTCCTTGAGCGGAACTGGCAAAGAATTGAAACGTCCTTTCCCTCCGGGTCAGCACGGTCCTAACCAACGCAGAAAAATGAGCAACTACGGTATGCAGTTGCAAGAAAAACAAAAACTTCGCCACATGTACGGCCTGGGCGAAAAACAATTCCGCACTCTGTTTGCTAGAGCGCAAAAAATGCAAGGAATCGCGGGTGAAAACTTCATGTTCTTGCTCGAGAGCCGCCTTGACAACCTGGTATACCGCCTTGGATTCGCTAACTCCCGTGCAGGTGCACGTCAGTTGGTATCCCACGGTCACGTTACTGTAAACGGCAAAAAAGTCGACATCGCTTCTTACCAAGTAAGCACTGGCGACGTAATCGGCCTGCGTGAAAGAAGCCGCGGTTTGTCTTCCGTGAAGGAAGCTCTGGAAAACCGTACGCATCTTCCGGCATACCTGGAATTCAACGACACAGCTGTTGAAGGAAAATACATCCGCCTGCCAGAACGCGCGGAACTTTCCCAAGACATCGACGAAAAACAAATCGTCGAGTTCTACAACCGTTAA
- a CDS encoding GGDEF domain-containing protein, with amino-acid sequence MLEHLGRLPESVNSPNSTETLFSKKSHEEHTLWMQHMDITPFDFCYLDTLLQQAFADWQVQRLTDFDRSQTKYSVWNAEGICVAPIEQESIGAVVQLVSECLDSGQPRIARNLGAHGQYAMLAEPLYSRINQDLFAVFTALIHEPDRYETSEAVVRSEAAHFRTCFYRRFEYIFMTDLLKAHEQTAREEHRRSILFQIIQRLNDKMNADAILDKVFESIDYLYPATRMNLYMSQDQKSPHSRIKPLLVRERGNDICVRSFKEGKMIVLRSEQPGNRIAEVAFPLKGNQGVYGVFHMEMNEETIEESDLQLVSMMADTTGTAFENAKLHEQSNMLVQELRLMNDLTQRLNKSLQLMEIFDFSVQELLAIFQAEWCCILQLKEDTDQFEVMSSNIPDFAHKTFPLDYGFAGLLRQTEEPIILSNYAEYGQLTSVFMEVTHSLSLMAAPVRVNGVVKSFILLSHRREHYFSYDNYRLLQMLSIHIGLALSNATLHAEVRRLANLDMLTGLYVRHYLDNIIHERQAHEFCGSLIVVDIDQFKQVNDTFGHQTGDQVLKQVSDIVTSSVRPEDVCARWGGEELAIYMPQVGIHQARHYAETIRRRVAEETRPLVTVSSGIAEWNCMDDKVTVESLFYRADMALYEAKNGGRNRIVLEKQEINR; translated from the coding sequence ATGTTGGAACATCTAGGAAGGTTGCCAGAGAGCGTCAATTCGCCTAACTCGACCGAAACGTTATTTTCCAAAAAATCACATGAAGAGCATACGCTCTGGATGCAGCATATGGACATCACACCTTTTGACTTCTGCTATCTTGACACGTTGCTGCAACAAGCCTTTGCCGATTGGCAGGTACAGCGTTTAACGGACTTTGACCGTTCGCAAACGAAGTATTCTGTCTGGAATGCCGAAGGCATATGCGTCGCTCCAATTGAACAGGAGAGTATCGGGGCTGTCGTGCAATTGGTTTCGGAATGTCTGGATTCCGGACAGCCGCGAATCGCTCGAAACTTGGGCGCTCATGGCCAATATGCGATGCTTGCAGAGCCGCTGTACTCGAGAATCAATCAAGACTTGTTTGCTGTCTTCACGGCCTTGATTCACGAACCTGATCGATATGAAACGTCTGAAGCTGTAGTTCGATCTGAGGCGGCGCACTTTCGTACTTGCTTCTACCGAAGATTTGAATACATATTTATGACGGATCTGTTGAAAGCCCATGAACAAACGGCACGCGAGGAACATCGCAGATCAATTCTGTTTCAGATCATTCAACGGTTGAATGACAAGATGAATGCGGATGCGATTTTGGACAAGGTGTTTGAAAGCATCGATTACTTGTACCCGGCCACCCGGATGAATTTGTACATGTCGCAGGATCAGAAAAGCCCCCATTCCCGGATCAAGCCGTTATTGGTTCGCGAACGAGGAAATGATATTTGCGTGCGCTCCTTTAAAGAGGGGAAAATGATCGTACTCCGTTCAGAACAACCGGGAAATCGCATTGCCGAGGTGGCTTTTCCTCTTAAGGGAAACCAGGGAGTATATGGGGTATTCCACATGGAAATGAACGAGGAAACGATCGAGGAGTCCGATCTGCAGCTGGTGTCCATGATGGCTGACACAACGGGAACGGCATTTGAAAATGCCAAATTGCATGAACAGTCGAACATGCTCGTCCAGGAGCTGCGCCTGATGAATGACCTGACACAGCGATTGAACAAAAGTTTGCAGCTCATGGAAATATTCGATTTTTCGGTCCAGGAGCTGTTAGCCATTTTTCAAGCCGAATGGTGCTGCATCCTGCAGTTAAAGGAGGATACAGACCAATTTGAGGTCATGTCTTCGAATATACCCGATTTCGCCCATAAAACGTTTCCTCTGGATTATGGATTTGCCGGATTGCTGCGCCAAACCGAGGAACCGATCATTCTTTCCAACTATGCCGAGTACGGGCAATTGACTTCCGTGTTTATGGAGGTTACCCATTCGCTTTCGCTCATGGCTGCGCCTGTAAGAGTGAATGGTGTGGTGAAAAGCTTTATTTTGCTGTCCCACCGGCGCGAGCATTATTTTTCGTATGACAACTATCGGCTGCTTCAAATGTTGTCCATTCATATCGGACTGGCCCTTTCGAACGCTACGCTTCACGCCGAAGTGCGGCGGCTTGCCAATCTGGACATGTTGACGGGGTTATACGTCAGGCATTATCTGGATAATATCATTCATGAACGTCAGGCTCACGAATTTTGCGGTTCTTTGATCGTGGTGGACATTGACCAATTCAAGCAGGTGAACGATACATTTGGGCACCAAACCGGAGACCAGGTGCTGAAGCAGGTCAGTGATATCGTGACAAGTTCGGTTCGCCCCGAGGATGTATGCGCAAGGTGGGGGGGCGAGGAGCTGGCCATTTACATGCCGCAAGTCGGAATACATCAGGCTCGGCATTATGCGGAAACCATCCGTAGAAGAGTGGCGGAAGAAACAAGACCGCTTGTGACAGTGTCCAGCGGGATTGCCGAGTGGAATTGCATGGATGATAAGGTGACCGTGGAATCGTTGTTTTACCGCGCAGACATGGCCCTGTATGAAGCAAAAAACGGGGGACGCAATCGCATCGTGCTCGAAAAACAGGAGATCAACCGATAA
- the cax gene encoding calcium/proton exchanger — translation MKKRISSTLLIVTFVLSAIAHYANWNPVLQFVVSALSVIFVAGFLGKATESVAHYAGQRLGGFLNATFGNAAELIIAIFLVKEGLFDMVKASLTGSIIGNLLLVLGLSIFAGGLKFKIQNYNVSLAGLNGSLMIVAIIALFIPAVFLNTHSITQKDTDTLSLVVAGLLILAYIAWLLFSMVTHKTYLADVTEDEDEELPHEHAPVWSKSRSILYLVLATVMVAFVSEWLVGTLEVFTEQFGLSELFVGAFLVAIIGNAAEHSAAVMLAMKNKIGAAVEIAVGSSLQIALFVAPVLIFVSYFIGDTMDIVFTTIELVAIGVSVFIAKSITQDGSTNWYEGLLLLVVYAILGVSFFLV, via the coding sequence GTGAAAAAACGGATTTCATCAACCTTGCTGATCGTAACCTTCGTACTCAGCGCCATTGCACATTATGCGAACTGGAATCCGGTCCTGCAATTTGTAGTCTCGGCCCTTTCGGTCATTTTCGTTGCCGGATTTCTGGGCAAGGCTACCGAATCCGTTGCACATTATGCCGGACAACGGCTGGGCGGATTTTTGAATGCCACCTTTGGCAACGCGGCCGAGCTGATCATCGCCATATTTCTGGTCAAAGAGGGATTGTTCGACATGGTCAAGGCCAGCCTGACAGGCTCCATCATCGGAAACCTGTTGCTCGTGCTTGGATTAAGCATCTTTGCCGGCGGCCTCAAGTTCAAAATCCAAAATTATAACGTTTCACTGGCAGGCCTTAACGGTTCACTGATGATTGTGGCTATCATCGCGCTGTTTATTCCCGCCGTCTTTCTGAACACCCATTCCATTACGCAAAAGGATACCGACACACTTAGCCTGGTCGTGGCAGGCTTGCTCATTCTGGCTTACATTGCCTGGCTCTTGTTCTCCATGGTGACGCACAAAACGTATCTTGCCGATGTGACGGAAGACGAAGACGAGGAGCTGCCGCATGAACATGCGCCGGTATGGTCCAAAAGCAGATCTATCCTGTACCTTGTGCTCGCTACCGTCATGGTTGCTTTTGTCAGCGAATGGCTTGTCGGCACGCTTGAGGTGTTTACGGAACAATTCGGATTGAGCGAGCTCTTTGTGGGTGCCTTCCTTGTGGCCATTATCGGCAATGCAGCCGAACATAGCGCGGCCGTCATGCTTGCCATGAAAAACAAGATTGGCGCCGCCGTGGAAATCGCGGTGGGCAGCAGCCTGCAAATTGCCCTGTTCGTGGCACCCGTGCTTATCTTTGTCAGCTACTTTATCGGGGACACGATGGATATCGTATTTACAACGATTGAGTTGGTCGCCATCGGGGTGTCCGTATTTATCGCAAAATCCATCACGCAGGACGGCTCGACCAACTGGTACGAAGGCTTGCTGCTGCTGGTTGTCTATGCCATTCTCGGTGTATCGTTCTTTCTTGTCTAG
- the ftsW gene encoding putative lipid II flippase FtsW, with the protein MKQQTAQKRTKRGTPDFQLLILTLLLVGFGLVMVFSSSSSIAIANADYHNDALYFTKKQLMWAVIGLFGMFFAMNIRFNKYKKLYAPFFLFTTVMLLLVLIMGKVLNGARSWIHIFGFSVQPAEFAKIAIILYLSALITKKGERFRDLKTGYLPVLIIVGFVAGLIMLQPDFGTTFILVATCGLVIYAGGANMKHIMGSILLVVLGAALAFGGNALLSTLSPSDNAASTTDAADASKSNYKVGRFQAFLDPMSDPNGSSYNLYRSLVAIGDGGFTGSGIGQGTIKLHYLPNAYNDFIFSVIGEELGFLGSMLFLLVYLYFIWRGIIVSLRCPDPFGTLVGIGIMGLIAIQAFINIGGVTQTIPVTGVTLPFISYGGTSLFIMMVAMGILLSISRTNNLDVIKEEKTKSVTIQTQTRTSPAVRSRQAIRRVR; encoded by the coding sequence ATGAAACAACAAACGGCCCAGAAGAGAACGAAGAGAGGCACGCCGGATTTTCAACTGCTGATCCTCACTCTATTGTTGGTGGGCTTTGGACTGGTGATGGTATTCAGCTCCAGTTCCAGCATTGCAATTGCTAACGCGGATTATCACAATGATGCCCTTTACTTCACGAAAAAACAACTGATGTGGGCGGTTATCGGCCTGTTTGGCATGTTCTTTGCCATGAACATTCGTTTCAACAAGTATAAGAAGCTGTATGCACCCTTTTTCCTGTTTACAACGGTTATGCTCCTGCTGGTCCTGATTATGGGCAAGGTGCTTAACGGGGCGAGAAGCTGGATCCACATTTTCGGATTCAGCGTGCAGCCTGCCGAGTTCGCGAAGATTGCCATTATTCTGTACCTGTCCGCGCTAATTACCAAAAAAGGCGAGCGGTTCAGGGATTTGAAGACAGGGTATCTTCCCGTCCTGATTATTGTGGGATTCGTAGCCGGGTTGATTATGCTTCAGCCTGACTTCGGTACGACTTTTATTTTGGTCGCCACTTGCGGATTGGTCATTTATGCAGGGGGAGCCAACATGAAACACATCATGGGATCCATTCTGCTGGTGGTGCTTGGGGCTGCACTGGCTTTTGGAGGAAACGCTCTCCTTTCAACCTTATCCCCCTCGGACAACGCAGCCTCCACCACGGACGCTGCAGACGCGTCAAAGTCGAATTACAAGGTTGGACGGTTTCAAGCCTTCCTCGATCCGATGTCTGACCCGAACGGAAGCAGCTATAACCTCTATCGCTCGTTAGTCGCGATCGGGGACGGCGGCTTTACGGGGTCCGGAATCGGGCAAGGCACCATTAAATTGCATTACTTGCCCAATGCATACAATGACTTTATTTTTTCGGTCATTGGCGAAGAGCTCGGTTTTTTGGGAAGCATGCTCTTCCTGCTCGTCTATCTGTACTTCATATGGCGAGGCATCATCGTCTCCCTACGCTGCCCCGATCCGTTCGGAACGCTCGTCGGCATCGGCATCATGGGATTGATCGCCATCCAGGCCTTCATTAATATCGGTGGCGTGACTCAAACGATTCCGGTGACGGGAGTTACCCTTCCGTTTATCAGTTATGGTGGTACTTCCCTCTTCATTATGATGGTGGCCATGGGCATTTTGCTGAGTATTTCACGCACCAACAACCTGGATGTCATCAAGGAAGAAAAAACGAAGTCCGTCACGATTCAAACCCAAACACGCACTTCTCCGGCGGTACGTTCCCGCCAGGCCATTCGTCGCGTTCGTTAA
- a CDS encoding YlaN family protein encodes MTSSDLQEQLNMKAISLLQEDADKIQKLIEVQMENLATRYCPLYEEVLDTQMYGFSKEVDFAVRAGLLPESSGKQMVSALERNLAILYEALNKKNEQ; translated from the coding sequence ATGACTTCATCTGATCTGCAGGAACAGCTGAATATGAAAGCGATCAGTCTTCTTCAAGAAGATGCAGATAAAATACAGAAGCTTATTGAAGTACAGATGGAGAATCTGGCTACCCGCTACTGCCCTCTCTACGAGGAAGTACTGGATACACAGATGTATGGGTTCTCCAAGGAAGTGGATTTTGCTGTTCGCGCAGGGCTTCTCCCGGAAAGTTCGGGTAAGCAGATGGTCAGTGCCCTTGAGCGGAATCTGGCTATTTTATATGAGGCTTTGAACAAGAAGAATGAGCAATAG
- a CDS encoding HPr family phosphocarrier protein, with amino-acid sequence MSSNNAAVVEIAQTAGKFTSSIVLHSDNKYIDVKSILGLFTTLVSTHSYELHVHGPDEDEAKKAMAEVFAKHGLNVTIASE; translated from the coding sequence ATGTCGAGTAATAACGCTGCGGTAGTGGAAATTGCTCAAACAGCAGGCAAGTTTACATCTTCAATCGTATTGCATTCGGACAACAAGTATATCGACGTCAAAAGCATTCTGGGTTTGTTCACAACGTTGGTGAGCACGCACAGCTATGAGCTGCACGTTCATGGCCCGGATGAGGATGAAGCCAAAAAAGCGATGGCGGAAGTGTTTGCCAAGCACGGCCTCAATGTAACGATCGCGTCCGAGTAA
- a CDS encoding transglycosylase domain-containing protein, whose product MVDANKNKPDEQPVRKRSFIRKLGSVVKWMAILGFMGVLFVGGALMGYVSSIVKDEPVRSRALIEQKVSENSITGFAYFADGSPIGQLRTEEDRRPVTFDQIPQKVIDAVIAIEDNHFYEHSGVDMSGTLRAVKQKVLNESVQTGGSTLTQQLARRVFLNLDRTEDRKVKEILLSLRLERFMTKNQIMTAYLNKVPFGNGSSGYNVYGIKAAAKGLFNINDLEKLNTAQAAYLAGLPQLPSSYSAFNGKGDFVEENFERAINRQHLVLRRMLELGKINTSEYDEALAFDIKSSLAPKTVKAYNTYPYLMMETERQAAQILMDLNTEKDKTNNSTGKDTDGNTADKDNSTLLEEAQQQLRTGGYRIYTTINKNVYKTMRSIAEDDSNFSAEDPTKGKEQTAAMLIDHKTGAILGMIEGRSFQDEQMNYATQMVRQPGSTMKPIAAYLPAMEAGLVQPASIIDDAPIILKNGGAGYHIPKNANNRYQGLVTARRALNYSLNIPALKLFNEEVGIDKAWAFSKKLGITTIQKSDYQAQTGVLGGLQYGVTVEELTNAYGAIANNGVYNDAYMISKIVDSKGNIVYKHEANPVQAFSEQTAYLMTDMLRTVITEGTADKVRSNYKYTKSVPIVGKTGSTQSYADVWFEGYTPDVTLGVWVGYKQPVNTLETKSQRKRAQQLWTQIMNELVSSQKDLFVTDSFKKPDGIVSKTVSAYSGKLPTSLTDKFVTDIFNSKYVPKESDDGVGRATYITYNGVNYIPRDGTPSDMLKVKTVIKRKKPISELIKELQNAFSRMSRHESLAYYLPEDAGSDMPTKIDPRTDNGKAPDAPSNVRLSGSVITFSATPENDVVGYRLYRSANGGGFQNQGKVVLTGESRSFSVSTNGNFAYYVTAVDVAGKESAPSAIVSTAVNAAEPDVENNEPIEVPGTVIDPTNTGEKPAAPTPPGTPGQVGVSALPQGIRIQWSPNPETDGVKSYTVYYSETGSAPFNQIGTTSGTSLDFGVAEGTGGWFKVSATNDAGESSPSAAVSLQP is encoded by the coding sequence ATGGTTGATGCAAATAAAAACAAGCCCGACGAGCAGCCTGTCCGCAAGCGGAGCTTTATCCGCAAACTCGGCAGCGTTGTCAAATGGATGGCTATCCTGGGATTCATGGGCGTGCTATTCGTTGGCGGTGCCTTGATGGGGTACGTCAGTTCCATCGTTAAAGATGAACCCGTTCGTTCAAGAGCCCTGATCGAGCAAAAAGTCAGCGAAAACTCCATTACAGGCTTTGCTTACTTCGCCGATGGAAGCCCGATCGGCCAGTTGCGAACCGAAGAAGATCGGCGCCCGGTCACCTTTGACCAGATTCCGCAAAAGGTCATCGACGCCGTCATTGCCATTGAAGACAATCATTTTTACGAACATAGCGGCGTAGACATGAGCGGAACGCTGCGCGCAGTGAAACAGAAGGTTTTGAACGAATCCGTTCAAACCGGCGGAAGCACCCTGACCCAACAGCTGGCCCGGCGTGTATTCCTCAATTTGGACCGAACCGAGGACCGCAAAGTCAAAGAAATTCTGCTCTCTCTGCGGCTTGAACGGTTTATGACCAAAAACCAAATCATGACCGCGTATCTGAATAAGGTTCCTTTCGGTAACGGGTCTAGCGGCTATAACGTCTACGGGATCAAAGCGGCCGCAAAAGGATTGTTCAACATCAATGATTTGGAGAAACTGAATACGGCACAAGCCGCTTATCTCGCAGGTTTGCCGCAGTTACCCTCCTCTTACTCTGCCTTTAACGGAAAAGGCGATTTTGTAGAGGAAAACTTCGAGCGCGCAATCAATCGTCAGCACCTCGTGCTGCGCCGCATGCTTGAACTCGGCAAAATCAATACGTCGGAATACGATGAAGCCCTTGCTTTCGATATCAAAAGTTCGCTTGCACCAAAAACCGTAAAAGCTTACAACACTTATCCTTACCTTATGATGGAAACGGAGCGGCAGGCTGCGCAGATCCTCATGGATCTGAATACGGAAAAAGACAAAACGAATAACTCAACCGGCAAGGACACGGATGGAAATACCGCCGATAAGGACAACAGCACATTGTTGGAGGAAGCACAGCAGCAATTGCGCACTGGCGGATATCGCATCTATACGACCATCAACAAAAATGTGTACAAAACGATGAGGTCGATCGCCGAGGATGATAGCAACTTCTCTGCCGAAGATCCTACCAAAGGCAAAGAACAAACAGCGGCCATGCTGATCGATCACAAAACCGGGGCCATTCTCGGCATGATCGAAGGACGCAGCTTCCAAGACGAACAGATGAACTATGCCACCCAAATGGTACGTCAGCCAGGTTCGACGATGAAACCGATCGCAGCATATTTGCCGGCCATGGAGGCAGGTCTCGTTCAGCCGGCTTCCATTATCGACGATGCTCCGATCATCCTGAAGAACGGCGGTGCCGGATACCATATTCCGAAAAACGCCAACAATCGCTATCAGGGACTCGTTACAGCCCGCAGGGCATTGAATTATTCATTGAACATCCCTGCACTCAAGCTGTTTAACGAAGAAGTCGGAATCGATAAAGCTTGGGCTTTTTCGAAAAAGCTCGGCATCACGACCATCCAGAAAAGCGATTACCAAGCGCAGACCGGTGTTCTTGGCGGCCTTCAGTATGGCGTAACCGTCGAAGAACTGACCAATGCCTATGGCGCAATTGCCAACAATGGCGTCTATAACGATGCGTACATGATCAGCAAAATTGTAGATTCCAAAGGCAACATTGTTTACAAACACGAAGCCAATCCCGTTCAGGCTTTTTCCGAGCAAACGGCATACTTGATGACCGACATGCTGCGGACAGTCATTACGGAAGGGACGGCCGACAAAGTTCGTTCCAATTACAAATATACCAAGAGCGTTCCTATTGTCGGTAAAACAGGATCCACTCAAAGTTACGCAGACGTATGGTTTGAAGGATACACGCCAGACGTCACCTTGGGTGTATGGGTTGGATACAAGCAGCCTGTGAATACGCTTGAGACCAAATCCCAACGCAAACGGGCGCAGCAGCTATGGACCCAGATCATGAATGAGTTGGTTTCTTCCCAAAAGGACTTATTCGTGACGGATTCGTTCAAAAAACCCGACGGGATCGTTAGCAAAACCGTATCGGCTTACAGCGGCAAGCTGCCTACTTCTCTAACGGACAAATTTGTGACGGATATATTCAACAGCAAATACGTGCCGAAAGAGAGCGATGACGGCGTTGGGCGGGCAACATATATCACTTACAATGGCGTGAATTACATTCCGCGGGACGGAACGCCTTCGGATATGCTCAAAGTAAAAACGGTCATCAAACGGAAAAAGCCGATTTCCGAGTTGATTAAAGAACTGCAAAATGCGTTTTCTCGCATGAGTCGTCACGAATCGCTCGCATACTATTTGCCTGAAGATGCCGGCAGTGATATGCCGACCAAGATCGATCCGCGTACGGACAACGGCAAGGCACCTGATGCGCCATCCAATGTAAGGCTTTCCGGGTCGGTCATCACATTCAGCGCAACGCCTGAGAACGACGTCGTAGGCTATCGTTTGTATCGATCCGCCAATGGCGGAGGATTCCAGAATCAAGGCAAAGTCGTCCTGACAGGAGAATCCAGATCGTTTAGCGTTTCGACAAACGGTAATTTTGCTTACTATGTCACTGCCGTCGATGTAGCCGGCAAAGAGTCTGCACCGAGTGCCATCGTCAGCACTGCAGTCAATGCAGCCGAACCGGACGTAGAAAATAATGAACCGATCGAGGTTCCAGGTACTGTCATTGATCCAACGAATACAGGGGAGAAACCGGCCGCGCCAACGCCTCCTGGCACGCCTGGCCAGGTCGGCGTTTCCGCCCTTCCCCAAGGCATTCGCATTCAATGGTCTCCGAACCCGGAGACGGATGGGGTCAAAAGCTACACGGTATATTACAGCGAAACCGGATCAGCACCGTTTAACCAAATCGGAACCACTTCGGGCACATCGCTTGATTTCGGCGTAGCCGAAGGAACCGGAGGTTGGTTCAAGGTCTCTGCGACTAACGATGCGGGTGAATCCAGCCCTTCGGCAGCCGTTTCTTTGCAGCCTTGA